A single Trypanosoma brucei gambiense DAL972 chromosome 9, complete sequence DNA region contains:
- a CDS encoding T. brucei spp.-specific protein produces the protein MFLNIKPLLPTADEIKKAASFPDDNVPGRAAAPLKTPPSFANTGVHASMCGRRLLTPQTASHNIRYGFLLPLVLFPRRLKPFTPWHRQRPAPIPFQMSASRFPHSCPCFPSQQNPFPSAINQQRNGSFNEQNSFFLEFSCQSSHSAATVKALKRIRNHGEPAFHNFQRNYRIGCFTEHHHRVRW, from the coding sequence ATGTTTCTAAACATTAAGCCGCTCTTGCCAACGGCAGACGAAATAAAGAAGGCTGCTTCTTTCCCTGACGACAATGTTCCGGGCCGTGCAGCTGCACCGCTGAAAACACCTCCCTCTTTTGCCAACACCGGTGTTCATGCATCTATGTGTGGAAGGCGTCTGCTCACTCCTCAAACCGCCAGCCACAACATTCGTTACGGCTTCCTTCTTCCGCTCGTCTTATTTCCTCGCAGGCTCAAACCCTTTACTCCGTGGCACCGCCAACGACCCGCACCCATTCCTTTTCAAATGTCTGCCTCACGGTTTCCTCATTCATGCCCTTGCTTTCCCTCACAACAGAACCCGTTTCCGTCAGCTATCAATCAGCAACGCAACGGTTCCTTCAATGAGcaaaattccttttttttggaattttcttgtCAGAGCTCGCACAGTGCCGCCACGGTGAAGGCTCTTAAGCGTATCCGGAACCATGGCGAGCCCGCGTTCCACAATTTTCAGCGCAAC
- a CDS encoding nucleoside transporter 1, putative, whose amino-acid sequence MLTNFGKRIPITLRLYIGLVFPIILVFSVMMVTIGKTTETGARVTIILIGLINGASTALCSSGAVALAGPFPTKFLSAYVWGVSVCGVITSTFAIVIKASTESNFKRTEDRVASRLTQSRIYFGLVMIMQSISCGLLLLLRKNPYAMKYTADFRYAARKGNAVEGDDAGDDNEPSSLGKGPADQDDDLKADCKAGKSNVMTSTVDPDTMRDTDQVENITNSQQMLKASALSVFRRVWPMLAVCFIAFFTAFLIYPGVFFAVKLGPDDNGWYMVIIPMMFNLGDFVARLFVQFKTLHASPLFVVIGTFARLLLVIPIVLCAYSVIKGTTFPYILCFLWSLTYGYVGGLAGVYAPRTGSLTTAGERSLAANWAVSSLLFGIFAGCMCALGVNSALPKDESQ is encoded by the coding sequence ATGCTCACAAACTTTGGAAAGCGGATTCCCATAACCCTTCGCCTCTATATTGGTCTTGTCTTTCCGATTATCTTAGTGTTTTCTGTGATGATGGTTACCATCGGAAAAACAACGGAAACCGGTGCCAGGGTAACCATTATACTGATTGGTTTGATAAACGGAGCTTCCACTGCACTTTGCAGCTCCGGTGCCGTTGCACTTGCCGGTCCCTTTCCAACGAAGTTTTTGAGTGCGTACGTGTGGGGTGTTTCGGTGTGTGGTGTTATCACGTCGACGTTTGCGATTGTTATTAAAGCTTCCACGGAGAGTAACTTCAAGCGTACAGAAGACCGCGTCGCGAGTAGGCTCACTCAGTCACGCATATACTTTGGGTTGGTCATGATTATGCAGTCGATTTCTTGTGgtcttctgctgctgctgaggaAGAACCCTTACGCCATGAAGTATACGGCAGACTTTCGTTACGCGGCGAGGAAAGGGAATGCTGTTGAAGGTGATGACGCTGGAGATGATAATGAACCGAGTAGCTTAGGAAAGGGTCCGGCCGACCAGGACGACGATTTGAAAGCGGATTGCAAGGCGGGCAAGAGCAACGTGATGACTTCCACTGTAGACCCTGACACGATGAGGGACACGGACCAGGTTGAGAATATCACGAACTCGCAACAGATGTTGAAGGCGAGTGCGTTGTCTGTGTTCAGGCGTGTTTGGCCCATGTTAGCCGTGTGCTTTATTGCGTTCTTTACCGCCTTCCTCATCTACCCTGGTGTATTCTTTGCTGTCAAACTGGGGCCGGATGACAACGGCTGGTATATGGTGATCATTCCGATGATGTTTAACTTGGGAGATTTTGTGGCGCGCCTTTTCGTTCAGTTCAAGACTCTGCACGCATCACCGCTCTTTGTGGTGATTGGGACGTTTGCGCGTTTGTTGCTCGTCATTCCAATTGTGCTTTGCGCATACAGTGTGATTAAGGGCACGACATTCCCTTATattctttgcttcctctgGTCGCTCACGTATGGCTACGTGGGGGGTCTAGCGGGAGTCTACGCGCCGCGTACTGGTTCGCTGACGACCGCTGGCGAACGTTCTCTAGCAGCCAACTGGGCCGTTAGTTCACTGCTGTTTGGTATCTTTGCTGGATGTATGTGTGCCCTGGGTGTCAATTCGGCTCTCCCGAAAGATGAGTCACAGTAA